In one Sandaracinaceae bacterium genomic region, the following are encoded:
- a CDS encoding glutamine--tRNA ligase/YqeY domain fusion protein has protein sequence MSDSPKSPPAGKPEDHAPNFVDELVQAEIDAGRTRLVTRFPPEPNGYLHIGHAKSIVTNFSLAKKLPGAHCNLRFDDTNPAKEETEFVESIQEDVRWLGFEWGEHGYFASDYFQQLYDMAVRLIRDGKAYVDSQSLEQIREGRGNFHNPGTESPFRNRSVDENLDLFERMRKGEFDEGAHVLRAKIDMASKDLKLRDPVMYRILKVAHHRTGTDWSIYPMYDWAHGQSDAIEGVTHSICTLEFQNHRGLYEWFLEQLGFEDPPRQIEFARLNLTYTVLSKRSLQKLVAAGHVSGWDDPRMPTVAGLRRRGVSPASIRAFCERVGVSKRDSFVDVTLFEHAIREDLNASSPRLMGVLRPLRVVIENYPEDAEESFELPLNPGDDAAGSRAVPFCREVYVDREDFMEVPAPKFWRIFPGNEVRLRGACLLTVTRVVKDDAGEVMELRATWDPESRGGNAPDGRKVKGTVHWVSARHAVPAEVRLYDRLFTEENPLGHEDRDFLEFLNPESLEVLEGCMIEPAIAQFGGLSRIQLERMGYFCVDPSSEGAGLVLNRTIALKDSWAKVAAKS, from the coding sequence GTGAGTGACTCCCCGAAAAGCCCCCCGGCCGGCAAGCCCGAAGACCACGCCCCCAACTTCGTCGACGAGCTGGTCCAGGCCGAGATCGACGCGGGTCGCACGCGCCTCGTCACGCGCTTCCCGCCGGAGCCCAACGGCTACCTCCACATCGGCCACGCCAAGTCCATCGTGACCAACTTCAGCCTGGCCAAGAAGCTGCCGGGCGCGCACTGCAACCTGCGCTTCGACGACACCAACCCCGCCAAGGAGGAGACCGAGTTCGTCGAGAGCATCCAGGAGGATGTGCGCTGGCTGGGCTTCGAGTGGGGGGAGCACGGCTACTTCGCCTCGGACTACTTCCAGCAGCTGTACGACATGGCCGTGCGCCTGATCCGCGACGGCAAGGCCTACGTGGACAGCCAGTCCCTCGAGCAGATCCGCGAGGGGCGCGGAAACTTCCACAACCCCGGCACCGAGAGCCCCTTCCGCAACCGCAGCGTCGACGAGAACCTCGACCTCTTCGAACGCATGCGCAAGGGGGAGTTCGACGAAGGCGCCCACGTGCTGCGCGCCAAGATCGACATGGCCAGCAAGGACCTCAAGCTGCGCGACCCGGTCATGTACCGCATCCTCAAGGTGGCGCATCACCGCACCGGCACGGACTGGTCCATCTACCCCATGTACGACTGGGCCCACGGGCAGTCGGACGCCATCGAGGGCGTCACGCACAGCATCTGCACGCTCGAGTTCCAGAACCACCGGGGCCTCTACGAGTGGTTCCTCGAGCAGCTCGGCTTCGAGGACCCGCCGCGGCAGATCGAGTTCGCGCGGCTGAACCTCACCTACACCGTGCTCAGCAAGCGCAGCCTGCAGAAGCTGGTCGCGGCCGGGCACGTCAGCGGCTGGGACGATCCGCGCATGCCCACTGTCGCCGGCCTGCGTCGCCGCGGGGTGTCGCCCGCCTCCATCCGTGCCTTCTGTGAGCGCGTGGGCGTGTCCAAGCGCGACAGCTTCGTGGACGTGACCCTCTTCGAGCACGCCATCCGCGAGGACCTCAACGCGAGCAGCCCGCGCCTGATGGGCGTGCTGCGGCCCCTGCGCGTGGTCATCGAGAACTACCCGGAGGACGCCGAGGAGAGCTTCGAGCTCCCGCTCAACCCGGGTGACGACGCGGCCGGCTCGCGCGCGGTGCCCTTTTGCCGCGAGGTCTACGTCGACCGCGAGGACTTCATGGAGGTCCCGGCGCCGAAGTTCTGGCGCATCTTCCCCGGCAACGAGGTGCGCCTGCGCGGCGCGTGCCTGCTCACCGTCACGCGCGTCGTCAAGGACGACGCCGGCGAGGTGATGGAGCTGCGCGCCACGTGGGACCCGGAGTCACGCGGTGGCAACGCGCCCGACGGACGCAAGGTGAAGGGCACCGTGCACTGGGTCAGCGCGCGGCATGCCGTGCCCGCCGAGGTGCGCCTCTACGACCGCCTGTTCACGGAGGAGAACCCCCTCGGCCACGAAGACCGCGACTTCCTCGAGTTCCTCAACCCCGAGTCGCTCGAGGTGCTGGAGGGCTGCATGATCGAGCCCGCCATCGCCCAGTTCGGGGGGCTCTCGCGGATCCAGCTCGAGCGGATGGGGTACTTCTGCGTGGACCCTTCCTCGGAGGGCGCCGGGCTCGTGCTGAACCGCACCATCGCGCTGAAGGACTCCTGGGCCAAGGTCGCCGCCAAGAGCTGA
- a CDS encoding L-2-amino-thiazoline-4-carboxylic acid hydrolase, with the protein MSSLPTPRRATLAELRRFDTRHGLPAALGVLRRALRPLELARVLGAMALGAPRDPLAGLGTSAHFGPAEEALVRHQLRAAVRLDDATRRALGGPRWPEDRRRALLLDVIATTGSHFIEHNVPFPTREAWRGSTAQARQAFIEALRGRLFNAQLVPAGIESDAVGFDVSACRFVELCAALDRPYLAAMFCEADSRFFAQHTKLITLRRSRTQARDGQPCDFRFTLEG; encoded by the coding sequence ATGAGCAGCCTACCCACTCCACGGCGCGCGACGCTGGCCGAGCTGCGGCGCTTCGACACGCGCCATGGCCTGCCGGCCGCGCTGGGTGTGCTGCGCCGCGCGCTGCGCCCACTGGAGCTCGCGCGCGTGCTCGGCGCCATGGCACTCGGCGCGCCGCGGGATCCGCTCGCCGGGCTCGGCACCTCGGCCCACTTCGGACCGGCCGAAGAGGCGCTCGTGCGCCACCAGCTCCGCGCCGCGGTGCGCCTCGACGACGCCACGCGTCGTGCCCTCGGCGGCCCGCGTTGGCCCGAGGACCGGCGCCGCGCGCTGCTGCTCGACGTGATCGCCACCACGGGCTCCCACTTCATCGAGCACAACGTGCCCTTCCCCACCCGCGAGGCGTGGCGTGGGAGCACGGCCCAGGCGCGACAGGCGTTCATCGAGGCCCTGCGTGGGAGGCTCTTCAACGCGCAGCTGGTGCCCGCGGGCATCGAGAGCGACGCGGTGGGCTTCGACGTGAGCGCGTGTCGCTTCGTCGAGCTGTGTGCGGCGCTCGATCGCCCGTACCTCGCCGCGATGTTCTGCGAGGCCGACTCGCGCTTCTTCGCGCAGCACACCAAGCTCATCACCCTCCGCCGCAGCCGCACCCAGGCGCGCGACGGGCAGCCTTGCGACTTCCGCTTCACGCTCGAAGGCTGA
- a CDS encoding methyltransferase domain-containing protein, with protein MTAFHEGSRSRLTRRDLGRFAGETLFDRVGRVVCEAECLPRKELYESWEVAKRARRRLRGGVVYDLAAGHGLLAHLLLILDDSSPRAFAVDLRQPASAPTLHAALCDAWPRLRGRVEFVQTELQAVRAQVGDVVVSAHACGALTDATLDVALAGRAGVAVLPCCHADRTGDTGGLLGWMDAALAMDATRAGRLRAAGYHVLAQTIPESITPKNRLLLGWP; from the coding sequence ATGACCGCTTTCCACGAAGGTAGCCGTTCGCGCCTGACGCGGCGCGACCTGGGGCGCTTTGCCGGCGAGACGCTCTTCGACCGCGTGGGCCGCGTGGTGTGCGAGGCCGAGTGCCTGCCACGCAAGGAGCTGTACGAGAGCTGGGAGGTCGCCAAGCGCGCGCGTCGGCGCCTGCGTGGCGGCGTCGTGTACGACCTCGCCGCGGGGCACGGGCTCCTGGCACACCTCCTGCTGATCTTGGACGACAGCTCCCCCCGCGCGTTCGCGGTGGACCTCCGCCAGCCCGCCAGCGCGCCCACGCTGCATGCCGCGCTGTGCGACGCGTGGCCGCGTCTTCGTGGGCGAGTCGAGTTCGTGCAGACGGAGCTCCAGGCGGTTCGCGCGCAGGTCGGCGACGTGGTGGTGTCCGCGCATGCTTGTGGCGCGCTGACCGACGCCACGCTGGACGTCGCGCTCGCCGGCCGCGCGGGCGTGGCGGTCCTGCCCTGCTGCCACGCGGACCGCACCGGCGACACGGGCGGCCTGTTGGGATGGATGGACGCCGCCCTCGCCATGGACGCGACCCGCGCGGGCCGGCTGCGCGCGGCGGGCTATCACGTGTTGGCGCAGACCATCCCGGAGTCGATCACACCCAAGAACCGACTGCTGCTGGGCTGGCCGTAG